One window of the Cryptomeria japonica chromosome 7, Sugi_1.0, whole genome shotgun sequence genome contains the following:
- the LOC131042113 gene encoding uncharacterized protein LOC131042113 codes for MSREMGLASILSSAGGEAIRQSESLDVRPLPDQNETRDANLFRVMRIVPDRQDYSFVEKVQLPEDEIVGFCNRLVPASASACSGDLPQIRINFDALNQLHLPVVGFYGDKKTMVQVFRKALLIHESVLAKMEEARFEPGFYVTIPQEAAGVLIAFYWHEGEHLKEACRKDMSCNFIRYLVELCQCVHICLGGNYPFEALAASAINTYSKAKRTRKIQVTSVKNSENDLELLPGFKMSIDPEVKTNKFWPVQNAGMAVVTDDSSVIFCEGYYRCCLLTRYYRASTRTSIQTQAVTLKASELGDKLREWSLESTVDYTRVNNKQFISLLECCHPREYEEYWLLKDSFTESAQAMEIKKRCFLKLLPVFCSHVFLFVAGECSGTKGKSSSTNSENTIQSLSHTGTNSFEQFYRELSMILTGENGSQKVLIVGSDIEFSCSDAEHIVSVESLVEGKETPLYIRYGEEVKVNCSAQCCCSTKFNGKAKFVRLTKDKRGFPLSGEKVQIIYSPTSVKACRRPKISKLEAYIRIVSNNSSLSAIRNWVEIMVPNELKNLERNTMFTAFLLTCDQHMALEFMEYHLTTYNTESLPTGFRSMFEKFKIHGHLQPTIDQAALISHDTLRTVCCEVYKSQELKFLQNMEKELSTSVSKQKVNITKKMKDQFKLAEDRFLQQLKEKFSIGSKDNLVTSYIEEVVIIYPSFLSTIFSSEQSHQVELKVCVEKHDFDVVWKAQEVIPTKKEMNELISNPTHPIVPIWGQPFELVAIDPKIRSLFKVVLFKSGESVVFIHNFKDSYLELFHCARLGSHLIEIRTFKRGFDMLSIDEASRAVAFYDRDNFKIAIYKFDDSFKKIYPTGVEVNLDKYKGSKIITWMHLIPGKMELLLVDVTNRARVVEIHQKPVMKPKFFSLSPSLSLTKACITLDGFFFIVFSEFQSSGNGETVPEIQGSRQGLILEIFVLGDTLSHLKTMEIKGDESCMCNSEQYGVKLTSFGPQSHLVLYNYIDSSHLLTSHVLKSVLAMEAVRYTPELEPEAEESAGQFPYLGYIYHIFDKFPTTPTLIPALKDITFKVILESSIDANGEACIKYLELLIRQLKQRREKDFSNFKIQFQVEDTEICSTSTGFGRWHSLPLKDNSKMKMGVWVRKLVCLVPIQIARAEKNGMVALKDGLQIPPDISYTGSVSLANQLRFGFYDAVLNSWKGQIKVISSMGKQSSGKSYLLNHLSGSLLDVAGGRCTDGVWMTLIASDGGDVPGDSRCLYVLLDFEGLGSFERSEQEDMLLSVLNAAISNITIFNKKDFHLDKETETSFSRFQSGINLLEQDNKLFKGLFYIAIKDVDASDVHDLIQEFNEKIFQICTKSPENFILKMYGGKVEIDAMAPYNRSEYYQHSLSELAQNVHKIDHCYDNGSAFTRDLKLIISQIAAKDWSPVDSKRVGIIVEIIKRNLKPAVSMGCLCAANTNEVQKLVNFDTEEEVPDLPLVVDDFSFNISDSDLYLTHTKNGIRHVLSQLRSTVESILPREGNNADSWHSMFEKFLEAIGERRRERVQQWISTNTRDFCKSEDVQKLQLEASLALGEVKQGLSVCGCKCSKCYWRCVFEKGHSQDHSCEGSHSCTEICTYCVREGNNSNLCKDLAGHQGHHHCKERTHTCREPCHLYNLSSNCNEFCSQEPEHEGPHSCNSLRHMCKVSCSLESCNNTCIVPIETIHRRHRCHERYCQSKCIMKGCTRTCGEEDHFHKGEHLCGNEHTCPENCEMPGICEVFTQLVRKSCNFKGQRGSFEYEHFSEQNGQRKGCCILIPPFKRTHRGPHVHTNNASAVHYCDTKCEACGYFCRLPLGHPGLHKTVHGNMRNTRFISEEEDINIGDRKYKWGEKGEAEMCNMFCRKQGRGHIHLVPCPKTSNQRYIMCTSNLHDGSRHATVKYGPDIDVPKDEMTHETYWKYVRFVDPCTEEERQEFNRCNHQCKSEEHNGDSGENSYCTEQLWHKPIERTRQNVSSTTYVTVDGHRFACRHSANVPHHVIFVIDISGSMGSDDISPTMEMFDEHNSRLGCVYEAILTFIGIRLTTVPDDSVSVVLFNRSPTIAVEMQDMEESVVESLLQYAPSGSTNFSSGLECAEKILIKAQGDPILNMKIPVVIFLSDGGNNARRNPVDCVESMKRQESRMTLHTIMFGNDPTKSILEEMAMMGDGQFQLTLDALELSRSFENLAKSLRPPVASLM; via the exons ATGAGTAGGGAGATGGGGTTGGCTTCAATTCTGTCTAGTGCTGGGGGAGAGGCGATTCGTCAGTCCGAGTCTCTTGACGTTAGGCCTTTGCCTGATCAAAATGAAACTAGGGATGCCAATCTGTTTCGGGTTATGCGCATTGTTCCCGACAGGCAAGATTATAGCTTTGTTGAAAAGGTTCAGCTTCCAGAAGATGAAATTGTAGGATTTTGTAATAGGCTTGTGCCCGCATCCGCTAGTGCTTGCTCAGGTGATCTGCCACAAATCCGTATCAACTTCGACGCATTAAACCAGCTACACTTGCCTGTTGTCGGATTTTACGGAGATAAGAAGACAATGGTTCAGGTTTTCCGCAAAGCATTGCTGATTCATGAGTCAGTTCTCGCAAAGATGGAGGAGGCAAGGTTTGAGCCTGGATTCTATGTCACTATCCCTCAAGAAGCAGCTGGCGTTTTGATTGCATTCTACTGGCATGAAGGTGAGCATTTGAAGGAAGCCTGTAGAAAAGACATGTCATGCAATTTCATTAGGTATCTGGTTGAGCTCTGCCAGTGCGTTCATATTTGTCTTGGAGGGAACTATCCTTTCGAGGCCTTGGCTGCGTCTGCCATAAACACCTACTCTAAAGCTAAGCGTACAAGAAAAATCCAAGTAACTAGTGTGAAGAATTCTGAGAATGATTTGGAGTTGTTGCCTGGATTTAAAATGAGCATAGATCCAGAAGTTAAGACAAATAAATTCTGGCCAGTACAGAATGCAGGTATGGCTGTTGTAACCGATGACAGCAGCGTCATATTCTGCGAGGGATATTACCGTTGCTGTCTCCTGACAAGATACTACAGAGCTTCCACAAGAACAAGCATTCAAACACAAGCAGTAACCCTGAAGGCTTCTGAGCTCGGCGATAAGCTCCGAGAGTGGTCATTAGAATCGACTGTTGATTACACTAGGGTGAACAATAAGCAGTTTATCAGTCTCCTCGAATGTTGTCATCCACGGGAGTACGAGGAATACTGGTTGTTGAAAGATTCTTTTACAGAGTCTGCACAAGCCATGGAAATAAAGAAGAGATGCTTTCTAAAACTTCTTCCAGTGTTCTGCAGTCATGTTTTCCTTTTCGTGGCCGGCGAATGCAGTGGAACAAAGGGGAAAAGTTCATCTACTAATTCAGAGAATACAATACAATCACTTTCCCACACCGGCACTAACAGCTTTGAGCAGTTCTATCGAGAGCTGTCGATGATCTTAACAGGGGAGAATGGTTCTCAGAAGGTGTTGATAGTTGGATCAGACATCGAATTTTCTTGCAGTGATGCGGAGCACATAGTTAGTGTTGAAAGCCTAGTCGAAGGAAAGGAAACCCCACTGTATATCCGGTATGGAGAAGAAGTGAAGGTTAACTGCTCTGCACAGTGCTGCTGCTCCACAAAATTCAATGGTAAGGCAAAGTTTGTACGGCTTACCAAGGATAAAAGAGGCTTCCCACTTTCAGGTGAGAAAGTTCAAATTATATACTCCCCTACTTCTGTCAAGGCTTGTCGTCGTCCTAAGATTTCGAAACTTGAAGCATATATTAGAATTGTTAGTAACAATTCCTCTCTTTCTGCAATTCGTAATTGGGTAGAAATCATGGTACCAAACGAACTAAAAAACCTTGAAAGAAATACTATGTTCACCGCCTTCTTGTTGACCTGTGACCAGCATATGGCCCTTGAGTTCATGGAGTACCATTTGACAACTTACAATACAGAAAGCCTACCAACTGGGTTTCGAAGCATgtttgagaagttcaaaatccatgGTCATCTCCAACCCACAATCGATCAAGCGGCCCTCATATCTCATGATACGCTCAGAACTGTGTGTTGTGAAGTGTATAAGAGCCAAGAGCTTAAGTTTTTGCAAAATATGGAAAAAGAGCTCTCGACTAGTGTGTCCAAACAGAAGGTAAACATCACGAAGAAAATGAAGGACCAATTTAAACTAGCCGAGGACAGATTTTTACAGCAATTGAAGGAGAAGTTTTCAATCGGTTCAAAAGACAACTTAGTTACCAGTTATATTGAGGAAGTGGTAATTATATATCCCTCTTTTTTGTCGACAATATTTTCTTCTGAGCAGAGTCATCAAGTTGAGCTGAAAGTCTGTGTTGAGAAGCACGACTTTGACGTTGTATGGAAAGCACAAGAGGTAATTCCGACCAAGAAAGAAATGAATGAACTAATCAGCAATCCTACGCATCCAATTGTACCCATATGGGGCCAGCCATTTGAACTAGTAGCTATAGATCCCAAAATCCgaagtttgtttaaagttgttCTTTTCAAGTCTGGAGAATCAGTTGTTTTTATTCACAACTTCAAAGATTCCTACCTTGAACTCTTCCACTGTGCAAGACTGGGTTCCCATTTAATCGAAATCAGGACATTCAAGAGGGGGTTTGATATGTTGTCCATCGATGAAGCTTCCCGAGCTGTGGCTTTCTACGATAGAGACAATTTCAAGATTGCAATATATAAGTTTGATGATTCATTTAAGAAGATCTATCCCACTGGAGTAGAGGTTAATTTGGATAAATATAAAGGCAGCAAGATTATAACTTGGATGCATTTAATTCCGGGTAAAATGGAGTTGCTGTTAGTTGATGTCACGAACAGAGCAAGGGTAGTAGAAATCCATCAGAAGCCAGTGATGAAGCCCAAATTCTTTTCTCTTTCGCCGTCCCTGTCTCTAACAAAAGCATGCATTACTCTTGATGGCTTTTTCTTCATCGTCTTCAGCGAATTCCAAAGCTCTGGCAATGGTGAAACTGTGCCAGAGATTCAAGGATCAAGGCAAGGGCTCATATTGGAAATTTTTGTTTTGGGTGATACTTTGAGTCACTTGAAAACCATGGAAATCAAAGGCGATGAAAGTTGCATGTGTAATTCAGAACAATATGGGGTGAAATTAACTAGTTTTGGACCACAGAGCCACCTTGTTCTGTATAATTATATTGATAGTTCTCATCTTCTTACTTCCCATGTTCTGAAATCGGTATTAGCCATGGAAGCTGTGCGATATACTCCTGAGCTGGAGCCAGAAGCGGAAGAAAGTGCTGGGCAATTCCCCTATTTGGGGTATATATATCATATATTTGACAAGTTTCCAACAACTCCTACACTGATCCCGGCATTAAAAGACATCACATTCAAGGTGATACTAGAGAGCAGCATAGACGCCAATGGAGAGGCGTGCATCAAGTATTTAGAATTACTCATTAGACAACTCAAGCAGAGAAGAGAGAAAGATTTCTCAAATTTCAAGATTCAGTTTCAAGTGGAGGATACAGAAATATGTTCAACTTCAACCGGATTTGGCCGCTGGCATTCACTTCCATTAAAGGACAATTCTAAGATGAAAATGGGGGTTTGGGTTCGAAAACTTGTTTGCCTTGTACCAATTCAAATAGCTCGAGCAGAAAAGAATGGGATGGTTGCTTTAAAGGACGGACTGCAAATCCCTCCCGATATTAGCTACACTGGCAGCGTATCACTTGCAAATCAATTGCGTTTTGGGTTCTACGATGCTGTTCTTAACAGTTGGAAGGGTCAAATTAAGGTTATCTCTTCCATGGGAAAGCAAAGCTCTGGTAAGTCTTATCTGTTGAACCATCTGTCAGGCTCTTTGCTTGATGTTGCAGGGGGTAGGTGCACAGATGGTGTCTGGATGACTCTCATCGCTAGTGACGGAGGAGATGTCCCCGGGGATAGCAGGTGCCTCTATGTGCTTTTAGACTTTGAAGGTCTTGGAAGTTTTGAGCGAAGTGAGCAAGAGGATATGCTTCTCTCTGTTCTCAATGCAGCAATCAGCAATATCACCATATTCAACAAAAAG GATTTTCATTTAGACAAGGAGACAGAAACGTCTTTCAGCCGCTTTCAGAGTGGGATCAACCTACTTGAGCAGGACAATAAGCTTTTCAAAGGTCTATTCTACATTGCCATTAAGGACGTGGATGCATCTGATGTACATGATCTTATACAAGAATTTAATGAGAAAATTTTTCAAATATGCACCAAATCTCCAGAAAATTTCATTTTAAAAATGTATGGCGGGAAGGTGGAGATCGATGCTATGGCTCCTTACAATAGATCTGAGTACTATCAGCATAGCTTAAGTGAGCTCGCACAGAACGTTCACAAAATTGATCATTGTTATGACAATGGTTCTGCTTTCACCAGAGATTTGAAGTTGATCATATCTCAAATTGCAGCTAAAGATTGGTCTCCTGTAGACAGTAAGCGTGTTGGTATTATAGTTGAGATTATAAAGAGAAATCTCAAGCCTGCCGTCTCTATGGGATGCCTCTGTGCTGCAAATACAAACGAAGTACAAAAGCTTGTCAATTTTGATACAGAGGAAGAGGTTCCTGATTTACCTCTTGTGGTTGATGATTTTTCATTCAACATTTCAGATTCGGACTTGTATCTGACGCATACCAAGAATGGCATTAGGCATGTTTTGTCTCAACTTAGGTCCACAGTCGAGAGTATTTTACCCAGGGAAGGAAACAATGCTGACTCGTGGCATTCCATGTTTGAGAAGTTCCTAGAGGCAATCGGAGAGAGAAGGCGGGAAAGAGTTCAACAGTGGATAAGCACAAACACCAGAGATTTTTGTAAGAGTGAGGATGTGCAAAAGTTGCAGTTAGAGGCTAGTTTAGCCCTTGGAGAAGTAAAGCAAGGTCTCTCCGTTTGTGGTTGTAAATGTTCCAAGTGCTATTGGAGATGTGTGTTTGAGAAGGGCCATAGTCAGGACCATTCTTGTGAGGGCAGTCATTCATGTACAGAAATATGCACCTATTGCGTTCGAGAAGGAAACAACTCTAATCTATGTAAGGATTTGGCCGGCCACCAAGGTCATCACCATTGCAAAGAGAGAACTCACACATGCCGAGAGCCCTGTCATCTGTACAATCTGTCATCAAATTGCAATGAGTTTTGCTCTCAAGAGCCTGAACATGAGGGTCCGCACAGTTGTAACTCCCTACGACACATGTGTAAGGTGAGTTGTTCACTTGAAAGCTGCAACAATACATGTATTGTGCCCATTGAAACTATTCACAGAAGACACCGGTGTCATGAAAGATATTGCCAAAGCAAGTGCATCATGAAAGGCTGCACAAGGACCTGTGGGGAGGAAGATCACTTCCATAAAGGAGAGCATTTGTGTGGGAATGAACACACATGCCCTGAGAATTGTGAAATGCCTGGAATATGTGAAGTATTTACACAGCTAGTGAGGAAAAGCTGTAATTTCAAAGGACAAAGGGGTTCGTTTGAGTATGAACACTTTTCAGAACAAAATGGGCAACGCAAAGGCTGTTGCATTCTTATTCCTCCCTTTAAAAGGACTCATCGAGGCCCACATGTTCACACCAATAATGCATCTGCTGTACATTATTGTGACACTAAATGTGAAGCTTGCGGTTACTTCTGTCGCCTTCCGCTAGGTCACCCTGGCTTGCACAAGACAGTGCATGGAAATATGAGGAATACAAGATTCATTTCAGAGGAGGAGGATATCAACATTGGGGATCGTAAGTATAAATGGGGAGAAAAAGGGGAGGCAGAGATGTGTAACATGTTCTGCAGGAAACAGGGTCGAGGTCATATCCATTTGGTTCCTTGTCCAAAGACCAGCAATCAAAGATACATAATGTGCACCAGCAATCTCCACGACGGTTCCAGGCACGCAACAGTCAAATATGGGCCTGACATTGATGTTCCAAAGGATGAGATGACTCATGAAACCTACTGGAAATATGTTAGATTTGTTGATCCTTGTACAGAGGAAGAGCGTCAAGAGTTTAACAGATGCAATCACCAGTGCAAATCCGAGGAGCATAACGGAGACTCAGGGGAAAACTCTTATTGCACGGAGCAGCTATGGCATAAGCCTATTGAGAGAACGAGACAAAATGTCAGTTCTACAACTTATGTAACTGTTGATGGCCACCGTTTTGCTTGCCGTCATTCTGCAAACGTTCCTCATCATGTCATTTTTGTCATTGACATATCAGGTTCTATGGGCTCCGATGATATTAGCCCAACGATGGAGATGTTTGATGAACATAATTCTAGGCTTGGCTGTGTCTATGAGGCCATCCTGACATTTATAGGAATCCGTCTTACAACGGTTCCTGATGACTCTGTGTCAGTGGTTCTATTCAATCGATCACCAACTATTGCTGTAGAGATGCAGGATATGGAAGAAAGTGTTGTAGAAAGTCTCCTTCAGTATGCACCTTCTggatcaacaaatttttcatcaggcTTGGAATGCGCAGAAAAGATATTGATAAAAGCACAGGGAGACCCAATACTAAACATGAAAATACCAGTTGTTATCTTTCTTAGCGATGGAGGAAACAATGCCAGAAGGAATCCTGTAGACTGTGTAGAAAGTATGAAAAGACAGGAGTCCAGGATGACTCTTCATACAATAATGTTTGGTAATGATCCCACAAAGAGTATCCTAGAGGAAATGGCAATGATGGGAGATGGACAGTTTCAGCTGACTCTGGATGCACTTGAGCTGTCTAGAAGCTTTGAGAATCTGGCAAAAAGCCTCAGGCCCCCAGTTGCATCTTTGATGTAA